In Methanobacterium sp., one DNA window encodes the following:
- a CDS encoding radical SAM protein: MTNIQKLEDRKILDLLQKSNQVTLKKHGNEVTLERAIFLSWWCDKGDCSFCYMSSQKPLISDPQKARRKVESILAEAEMVRRMGWNIEFLSGGYGAFSTEEIKKIAQDIYQITGKPVWLNVGITKQLDAYDDEVIGVTGAVEVANPQLHNKICPSKPLEEITGMIYEAGEMGFKKAITIILGLGEKPEDLKYLFQMIESLEIHRVIFYSLNPHPDTPYANTPQPASLYYAGVVAATRLQFPQLEIITGTWVDNLANIGPLLLAGANGITKFPLFKMFGTRHGRRVEEEVLWAGRELKGTFTDLNCLGGESPKSGLEPFLKRYINSCRNNKTEYKV; encoded by the coding sequence ATGACAAATATCCAAAAATTAGAAGATAGGAAGATTTTGGATCTTCTCCAAAAGTCAAACCAAGTTACTCTTAAAAAACATGGTAACGAAGTTACCCTGGAAAGGGCAATTTTCCTCTCGTGGTGGTGCGACAAAGGAGATTGTTCTTTCTGTTACATGTCCTCTCAAAAGCCACTCATAAGTGATCCTCAAAAGGCCCGCCGTAAGGTAGAATCCATTCTAGCAGAAGCCGAAATGGTAAGAAGGATGGGATGGAACATTGAATTTTTATCTGGAGGATATGGTGCATTTTCCACCGAAGAAATAAAAAAAATTGCCCAAGATATCTATCAAATCACTGGAAAACCAGTATGGCTAAATGTAGGTATAACTAAGCAATTGGATGCATATGATGATGAAGTAATAGGTGTGACTGGGGCAGTAGAGGTTGCCAATCCACAGCTTCATAACAAAATATGTCCCAGTAAACCTTTAGAAGAAATCACTGGGATGATTTATGAAGCAGGGGAAATGGGATTTAAAAAGGCAATAACTATTATTTTGGGATTAGGGGAGAAACCTGAAGATCTTAAATATCTTTTCCAGATGATTGAATCTTTAGAAATCCATCGAGTCATATTTTACTCCCTAAACCCACACCCAGACACACCCTATGCTAACACTCCTCAACCAGCCTCATTGTACTATGCTGGTGTAGTTGCAGCCACTAGGCTACAATTCCCCCAATTGGAGATAATCACCGGAACATGGGTTGATAATTTGGCAAATATCGGTCCATTACTACTTGCAGGGGCTAATGGCATTACAAAATTCCCATTATTTAAAATGTTTGGCACTCGGCACGGTAGAAGAGTTGAAGAAGAGGTTCTATGGGCTGGTAGGGAATTAAAGGGAACTTTCACCGATTTGAATTGTCTGGGGGGTGAAAGTCCTAAAAGTGGACTGGAACCATTCCTAAAAAGATATATCAATAGTTGTCGTAATAATAAAACAGAGTACAAGGTCTAA
- a CDS encoding Holliday junction resolvase produces the protein MSKTGSREERELVKMLWDANYAAMRAPASGGATKKPLPDIIAGNGKIYLAIEVKSSSKDRIYINSDKIDALLEFANVFGAQPYIGAKFTRKKWRFLTPDILYKTPQKNYRVDLDLAFQKGLELDEILGKDKQVKF, from the coding sequence ATGAGTAAAACAGGATCCCGTGAAGAACGAGAACTAGTGAAGATGCTCTGGGATGCTAACTACGCTGCAATGCGCGCCCCAGCATCTGGAGGGGCAACTAAAAAACCACTCCCTGATATAATAGCCGGTAATGGTAAAATATACTTGGCAATCGAAGTTAAATCCTCCTCAAAGGATCGTATTTACATTAATTCTGATAAAATTGATGCTCTACTTGAATTTGCTAATGTTTTCGGAGCTCAACCATATATTGGGGCAAAGTTCACCCGTAAAAAATGGCGTTTTTTAACACCGGATATCCTTTATAAAACACCACAGAAAAACTATCGTGTGGACCTTGATCTAGCCTTCCAAAAAGGTCTTGAGCTTGATGAAATTTTAGGAAAGGATAAGCAAGTGAAATTTTGA
- a CDS encoding AI-2E family transporter, translated as MIDNLKGTLTSAVFVIILLLFLSFLVITPMLSMIVLAAVFAYAVRPIAKILQPYIKFHSLAITVGMVVVIFPLIAILFYSIEALAQSAPSLVAAAESINIKNFTVSSIQNSPQFQQYIPTGVYPYLGSLSRVFEAAFSDIVSRITSYLVGLVQSLPNLALELFVFFVATFYLARDGDKLWAYVDFFIPQDRKGFFDNLFREVDNVLKSIFFGHFLSAMIVGLISGIGFYLLGYPYSLFLGILTGFCQVMPFVGHWPTYGAVAIYDIIHGNFIRLILVVILSIALSVLDMYLRPQISGKYADIHPMIFLLGFICGPLLLGLVGFIIGPLVLGVAYAAVLAYKESKDVEKENDADK; from the coding sequence GTGATTGATAATCTAAAAGGAACCTTAACATCGGCTGTCTTTGTAATCATATTGCTCCTTTTTTTATCCTTTTTAGTTATCACTCCTATGTTAAGTATGATTGTGCTGGCTGCTGTTTTTGCATATGCAGTGCGCCCCATAGCCAAGATACTGCAACCTTACATAAAGTTCCATTCACTGGCCATAACAGTGGGCATGGTGGTGGTCATATTTCCTTTAATTGCCATTCTTTTTTACTCTATTGAAGCCCTTGCACAGTCTGCTCCTTCACTGGTTGCGGCTGCAGAATCAATTAATATTAAAAACTTTACAGTTTCTTCCATTCAAAATTCCCCACAATTTCAACAATACATCCCAACTGGTGTGTATCCTTATCTAGGATCATTATCCCGTGTTTTTGAAGCTGCCTTTTCGGATATTGTTAGTAGAATCACTTCTTACTTGGTTGGTTTAGTGCAGTCATTACCCAATCTAGCTTTGGAACTTTTTGTTTTCTTTGTTGCAACATTTTATTTGGCTAGAGATGGGGATAAACTATGGGCTTATGTTGATTTTTTCATACCACAGGATAGGAAGGGGTTTTTTGATAATCTCTTCCGTGAAGTTGATAATGTTTTAAAGAGCATCTTCTTTGGACATTTCTTGTCAGCGATGATTGTGGGTTTGATTTCCGGAATTGGGTTTTACTTGTTGGGTTATCCTTATTCCTTGTTTCTGGGAATTCTAACTGGATTTTGTCAAGTAATGCCTTTTGTAGGTCATTGGCCTACTTATGGTGCTGTAGCCATTTATGACATAATTCATGGCAATTTCATCCGATTAATTCTAGTTGTTATTTTAAGCATAGCTCTTAGTGTGTTGGACATGTACTTGAGGCCTCAGATTTCAGGTAAATATGCAGACATACACCCTATGATATTCCTTTTGGGATTCATATGCGGACCATTGCTATTGGGCTTGGTTGGATTTATTATCGGACCATTGGTTTTGGGAGTGGCTTATGCTGCTGTTTTGGCTTATAAAGAGTCTAAAGACGTTGAAAAAGAAAATGATGCAGATAAATAG
- a CDS encoding dihydroorotate dehydrogenase electron transfer subunit — protein sequence MKHFPQVLKIKRIVEESPTVKTFYFPWKFTDETPGQFLMLWNFQDEKPMSISSIDPVNDEVGVSVKMVGPFTQSLHKLHENDLLGLRGPYGTGFQIAGSRVLAVGGGIGMAPIAAFTDEASKRGVEMDVITAATTKKEILFQERLNTTGVNVMATTDDGSHGFCGFATELVEKLIKQEDYDMMVVCGPEIMMKKLLDISNQYQLPTQFSIERYMKCALGICGQCCVDDVGWRICVEGPVFWGDQLMMISEFGKYHRDSSGIRKQF from the coding sequence ATCAAACATTTTCCACAAGTACTAAAAATCAAAAGGATAGTTGAAGAATCACCAACAGTTAAAACCTTCTATTTCCCCTGGAAATTTACAGATGAGACTCCTGGTCAGTTTTTAATGTTATGGAATTTTCAGGATGAAAAACCCATGTCCATTTCCAGTATTGATCCAGTCAATGATGAAGTGGGAGTTTCAGTTAAGATGGTGGGACCCTTCACCCAATCACTTCATAAGCTCCATGAAAATGATCTTTTAGGATTAAGAGGGCCATATGGGACAGGATTCCAGATTGCAGGTTCAAGGGTTCTGGCAGTAGGGGGTGGGATTGGAATGGCACCCATAGCTGCATTCACTGATGAAGCATCAAAAAGGGGGGTAGAAATGGATGTTATCACTGCAGCCACTACAAAAAAAGAAATTTTATTCCAGGAACGGCTCAATACCACTGGAGTTAATGTAATGGCAACTACGGATGACGGGAGTCATGGATTTTGCGGTTTTGCCACTGAACTTGTCGAAAAACTCATAAAACAAGAAGATTATGATATGATGGTGGTTTGTGGTCCTGAAATTATGATGAAAAAACTTTTAGACATCTCCAACCAATACCAACTCCCAACCCAGTTTTCCATTGAGCGTTATATGAAGTGTGCACTGGGAATTTGTGGGCAATGCTGTGTGGATGATGTGGGTTGGAGGATATGTGTTGAAGGCCCTGTATTCTGGGGAGATCAGCTGATGATGATTTCTGAGTTTGGTAAATATCACCGGGATTCTTCAGGTATTAGAAAACAGTTTTAG
- a CDS encoding dihydroorotate dehydrogenase, with protein MLEVEICQMKMKNPTALAAGVLGSTASSLNWASRSGVGAVVTKSFGLEPNKGYSNPTTVDVEGGIINAIGLSNPGVDIFTEELKKLDGNVPQIASIYGSTPEEFSQIASKVDKLVDALELNVSCPHAMEGCGAAIGQDPNLTIRIVEAVKKSVKSPVIVKLTPNVTDIVEIARAAESGGADALTLINSLGPGMRIDLETANPILSNRFGGMSGPAIKPVALRCVYQVHQAVNLPIMGVGGIMNYQDVVEFLYAGASCVQVGTAVMYHGLEVFREITSDLEKFMMRKGYQRVDEMVGLAHQK; from the coding sequence ATGCTGGAAGTAGAAATATGCCAGATGAAAATGAAAAATCCAACTGCACTAGCTGCTGGGGTTCTTGGAAGCACAGCTTCATCACTTAACTGGGCATCAAGGAGTGGAGTTGGTGCTGTAGTTACGAAATCATTTGGATTGGAACCTAACAAGGGATACTCCAACCCTACCACTGTAGATGTGGAAGGGGGCATAATAAATGCCATAGGTTTATCAAATCCAGGAGTGGATATTTTCACGGAAGAATTAAAGAAACTTGATGGAAATGTTCCGCAAATCGCATCAATATATGGTTCCACACCTGAAGAGTTCTCCCAAATCGCCAGTAAGGTGGATAAATTAGTGGATGCCTTGGAACTCAACGTGTCCTGCCCCCATGCCATGGAAGGATGCGGGGCAGCAATTGGCCAAGATCCTAATTTAACTATTCGGATAGTTGAAGCTGTTAAAAAATCAGTTAAATCTCCAGTGATAGTCAAATTAACTCCTAATGTCACTGATATTGTGGAAATTGCTCGTGCTGCTGAAAGTGGCGGGGCTGATGCCTTAACCTTAATAAATTCCCTGGGACCTGGGATGCGAATCGATTTAGAAACAGCTAATCCCATTCTTTCAAACCGTTTCGGTGGAATGTCAGGGCCTGCCATAAAACCAGTGGCCTTAAGATGTGTTTATCAAGTTCATCAAGCAGTTAATCTGCCAATAATGGGAGTGGGGGGTATAATGAATTACCAAGATGTAGTTGAATTCTTATATGCTGGAGCTAGCTGCGTGCAAGTGGGTACTGCAGTTATGTACCATGGACTGGAAGTTTTCAGGGAAATAACAAGTGATTTGGAGAAATTCATGATGCGTAAAGGTTACCAGCGGGTGGATGAGATGGTGGGACTGGCACATCAGAAATAA
- a CDS encoding ATP-binding protein, protein MKCYIVSCFAGFMALDEDFNLLDYELFPNSDLLKKWVEMQEKSISFEETHLLDKIGKRCDEIIVETDKSSYHYRNLKYHSKLSFKIPSKGGDYLRSNLDEVLLETGFLNTKNELKDIIRQLSMQITEIKLKESSESDDLLLIQAIHSVEELEESEVKLVERIREWYPIHFPELDQVSDHSQYVELVSKYGTRDAIINSGSLDFDEDSWVSLGAELSKTDLEVIRGFAQTIESMQKSKKSIANYVDQKMEEMAPNLRDLTGPSLGAKIIAHTGGIRRLALLPSSTVQILGAEKALFRHLKTGEKPPKHGLIYQHPDVRGSRWWIRGKVARALAGKISLAARKDYFSGEYDPSIKEGFQIKLEEIKKSNPFPKRTGKSEKKKKQGKKRKRKKDKFRYNKGDYSY, encoded by the coding sequence ATGAAGTGTTATATTGTTAGTTGTTTTGCAGGCTTCATGGCCTTAGATGAAGATTTTAACCTCCTGGATTATGAACTTTTCCCAAATTCAGATCTCCTAAAAAAATGGGTTGAAATGCAAGAAAAATCTATCAGTTTTGAAGAAACCCATCTTTTAGACAAAATAGGCAAAAGATGTGATGAAATCATTGTTGAAACTGATAAAAGCAGCTATCACTACCGTAACCTTAAATATCATTCCAAATTGAGTTTTAAAATCCCCAGTAAAGGGGGAGACTATTTAAGATCAAACTTGGATGAAGTTCTTCTTGAAACTGGATTTTTAAATACAAAAAATGAACTTAAAGATATCATCCGACAATTATCAATGCAGATAACTGAAATAAAACTTAAAGAGTCTTCTGAGTCCGATGATCTCCTCCTTATCCAAGCTATCCATTCAGTTGAAGAGTTGGAAGAATCTGAAGTAAAATTGGTGGAGAGGATCAGAGAATGGTATCCGATCCACTTCCCAGAACTGGATCAGGTGAGTGACCATTCACAGTATGTAGAGTTAGTTTCGAAGTATGGGACCCGTGATGCTATTATAAATTCAGGATCACTTGATTTTGACGAGGATTCCTGGGTTAGTCTAGGTGCAGAATTATCAAAAACTGATTTGGAGGTGATCAGGGGATTTGCCCAGACAATTGAATCCATGCAAAAATCTAAAAAATCCATTGCTAACTATGTTGACCAAAAAATGGAAGAAATGGCACCCAACCTACGGGACCTCACAGGACCATCACTTGGTGCTAAGATTATAGCGCATACTGGAGGGATTCGGAGATTAGCGCTTTTACCTTCCAGTACAGTACAGATTTTAGGAGCAGAGAAGGCGCTTTTCCGCCACTTAAAGACTGGTGAGAAACCCCCAAAACATGGACTGATCTACCAGCACCCAGATGTTCGTGGCTCCCGGTGGTGGATTCGGGGAAAAGTTGCCAGGGCACTAGCCGGTAAGATAAGTTTGGCCGCGCGTAAGGATTATTTCTCCGGAGAATATGATCCTTCAATTAAAGAAGGATTCCAAATTAAACTGGAAGAAATCAAAAAATCAAATCCTTTCCCTAAAAGAACGGGAAAATCAGAAAAGAAGAAAAAACAGGGAAAAAAAAGGAAAAGAAAAAAGGATAAATTTCGGTATAATAAGGGAGATTACTCTTACTGA
- a CDS encoding fibrillarin-like rRNA/tRNA 2'-O-methyltransferase, with protein sequence MEDRQILTEFTGIYELDGHLATCNLNPGVRVYGEKLAECEDTECRLWEPRRSKLAAAILKGLEKFPVKVNSKILYLGASAGTTPSHLSDIVTEGMIYCVEFSPRMMRELLNVCRGRENMIPLLEDASKPHNYRGLLEKVDILYSDVAQPNQTRIFMDNMRMYLKEEGQGIFMIKARSIDVTRKPRQIFREEASKLKEHGFRVLDKVDLDPYEKDHRCLVCEFAF encoded by the coding sequence ATGGAAGATAGGCAAATATTAACTGAATTTACCGGAATATATGAACTGGACGGCCACTTAGCCACTTGCAATCTCAACCCAGGAGTAAGGGTTTATGGAGAGAAACTGGCCGAATGTGAGGATACTGAATGCCGTTTATGGGAGCCTCGCCGTTCAAAACTGGCTGCAGCCATACTTAAAGGGTTGGAAAAGTTTCCAGTAAAAGTAAATTCCAAAATTCTGTATTTAGGAGCTTCTGCAGGTACTACCCCCTCTCATCTCTCGGACATAGTCACAGAGGGTATGATTTACTGTGTTGAGTTCTCACCCCGCATGATGAGGGAGCTTTTAAATGTTTGCCGTGGTCGGGAAAACATGATACCGCTCCTGGAAGATGCCAGCAAACCACACAACTACCGGGGATTACTGGAGAAGGTGGACATCCTCTACTCTGACGTTGCCCAACCTAACCAAACTAGAATATTCATGGATAACATGAGAATGTATCTAAAAGAAGAGGGTCAAGGCATATTTATGATAAAAGCCAGGAGTATTGATGTAACCCGTAAACCTCGGCAAATATTCCGTGAAGAAGCATCTAAGTTAAAAGAACATGGCTTTAGGGTTTTAGATAAAGTGGATTTGGATCCTTATGAGAAGGACCACCGCTGTCTGGTTTGTGAATTTGCTTTTTAA
- the coaBC gene encoding bifunctional phosphopantothenoylcysteine decarboxylase/phosphopantothenate--cysteine ligase CoaBC: MRIVLCVTGSVAAVETVKLARELKRKGFQVKCFMSDGACDIINPNALEFATGEPVVTKLTGKIEHVKFAAEDLILVAPATANVISKFAYKIADNPINTLLVTASGYGTPIIFVPSMHQSMHRAVHENIQKLKKEGIIFIQPLEEENKAKFPSIDDILLHVQKSTSSGDLVGQKVLVSAGGTYEEIDPVRGITNRSSGKMGLELAKETFRRGADVTLVTGKMDVAVPTVFNQIKVESSYQMQSELERILVDQDIFIAAAAVSDFTLDKQESKISSKRKLSLKLKPAPKIINKAKKYNPNIFLVGFKAEYDVSQEELVKSAGLRLKEADADLMVANDVAVEGAGFGSDQNKVVLVDDEVLDIPQSTKEEIASLVVDRIVEKFLKIFE; the protein is encoded by the coding sequence ATGAGAATTGTGCTCTGCGTCACCGGTAGTGTGGCTGCTGTTGAAACTGTAAAACTAGCCAGAGAGCTTAAAAGAAAAGGATTCCAAGTTAAGTGTTTCATGAGTGACGGAGCCTGTGACATTATTAACCCAAATGCCCTGGAATTTGCCACAGGGGAACCAGTGGTCACCAAACTCACTGGCAAGATAGAACATGTTAAATTTGCAGCTGAAGATCTGATTCTGGTAGCCCCGGCAACAGCCAATGTAATAAGTAAATTTGCCTACAAAATTGCGGATAACCCTATTAACACTCTTCTAGTAACTGCTAGTGGCTACGGGACACCTATTATTTTTGTTCCCTCCATGCACCAGTCCATGCACCGGGCTGTTCATGAAAATATTCAAAAACTCAAAAAAGAGGGAATTATTTTCATCCAACCTCTTGAGGAGGAAAATAAGGCTAAATTCCCTTCTATTGATGACATTTTGCTCCATGTTCAGAAATCCACCTCATCAGGAGATTTAGTTGGTCAAAAGGTTCTGGTAAGTGCTGGTGGAACTTATGAAGAGATTGATCCAGTTAGGGGCATAACCAATCGCAGTTCTGGTAAAATGGGGTTGGAATTGGCCAAAGAAACCTTCCGCAGGGGTGCTGATGTAACCCTGGTAACTGGAAAGATGGATGTGGCTGTTCCTACTGTTTTTAACCAAATCAAGGTGGAATCTTCCTATCAGATGCAGAGTGAACTTGAAAGAATTCTTGTTGATCAGGATATTTTCATAGCTGCAGCAGCAGTGTCTGATTTCACATTGGACAAACAGGAATCCAAGATATCATCAAAGCGTAAGCTCTCCCTAAAATTAAAACCAGCTCCTAAAATAATTAATAAAGCAAAGAAATACAACCCAAATATATTTTTAGTGGGTTTCAAGGCAGAATATGACGTTTCTCAAGAAGAACTAGTGAAATCTGCCGGTTTGCGGTTGAAAGAGGCTGATGCCGACTTGATGGTGGCTAATGATGTGGCAGTAGAAGGAGCAGGATTCGGTTCGGACCAGAACAAAGTGGTGTTGGTTGATGACGAAGTGTTGGATATTCCTCAAAGCACCAAAGAAGAAATAGCATCATTAGTTGTTGACAGAATCGTGGAAAAATTCCTTAAAATATTTGAGTAA
- a CDS encoding transcription elongation factor NusA, which produces MVLPICDVCLKSGMLCQGCENKIKSGEISQLDLDIAKILYRVGDGKIGFKRTVEIGDVVIIITDKGQVGKLIGKGGKIVREISKTVEKKVRVVGENSDLKAVATDILAPARISGINIVYGKDGEEKYKIRVRREDARRLPAKMDLLNSIIQELTGEKTLVVIDRNN; this is translated from the coding sequence ATGGTATTGCCAATATGCGATGTCTGTTTAAAGAGCGGAATGTTATGTCAAGGTTGTGAGAATAAAATAAAAAGCGGAGAAATAAGTCAACTTGACTTGGACATTGCAAAAATCCTCTACCGTGTGGGTGATGGTAAAATAGGTTTTAAAAGAACTGTTGAGATAGGAGATGTAGTTATTATCATCACCGACAAAGGCCAAGTGGGTAAACTCATAGGCAAGGGTGGTAAAATTGTCAGGGAAATATCTAAAACCGTGGAGAAAAAAGTAAGAGTTGTTGGAGAAAACTCTGATTTGAAGGCAGTAGCCACGGATATATTGGCCCCTGCACGTATTTCTGGAATAAACATAGTTTATGGGAAAGATGGGGAAGAAAAATACAAAATCCGGGTTAGACGGGAGGATGCTCGGCGATTACCTGCCAAAATGGATCTTTTAAATAGCATAATTCAGGAATTAACTGGTGAGAAAACACTGGTGGTCATTGACCGTAATAACTAG
- the pheA gene encoding prephenate dehydratase — translation MKIGFLGPTGTFTEEAASTIGGELVPYATIPDVFRAVHKKEVDVGVVPIENSIEGSVGVTLDLLAHQYLLKIKGEIIIPISLNLLINSGTDLNDLKMVYSHYQPLSQCRMFLEKMGVRTQATRSTAEASEIIKDKKNVAAIGTRRAATLYGLKIAAEDIQDHESNMTRFVVIDHEDHVPTGRDKTSLVLCLSNDRPGGLYEILGEFAREKINLTKIESRPSKEKLGSYIFFVDLEGHHSDLKVVNVINRIRSKVGYIKILGSYPQEGDD, via the coding sequence ATGAAAATAGGATTTTTAGGCCCCACAGGGACTTTCACCGAAGAAGCAGCATCCACTATAGGGGGAGAACTAGTGCCATATGCCACAATACCTGATGTTTTTCGTGCAGTTCATAAAAAAGAAGTTGATGTTGGTGTTGTTCCTATTGAAAATTCCATTGAAGGTTCAGTTGGTGTAACCCTAGATCTTCTTGCCCATCAATATCTCCTGAAAATTAAAGGGGAAATAATAATCCCCATTAGCCTTAACCTACTTATTAACTCTGGAACCGATTTAAACGACTTGAAAATGGTATACTCCCATTACCAGCCATTATCTCAGTGTCGTATGTTTTTGGAGAAAATGGGGGTTCGGACACAAGCAACAAGAAGCACTGCTGAAGCATCAGAGATCATAAAAGACAAAAAAAATGTGGCTGCCATTGGAACTCGTAGAGCAGCAACTTTGTATGGGCTTAAAATCGCTGCTGAAGATATCCAAGACCATGAAAGTAACATGACTCGTTTTGTGGTCATTGATCATGAAGACCACGTTCCCACTGGCAGGGACAAAACATCTTTAGTTTTATGTTTATCTAACGACCGTCCTGGTGGTCTTTATGAGATATTGGGCGAATTTGCCAGGGAAAAAATTAATTTAACCAAGATAGAATCCAGACCATCAAAGGAAAAACTGGGAAGCTACATCTTCTTTGTGGATTTAGAGGGTCATCATAGTGATTTAAAAGTTGTGAATGTTATAAATAGGATAAGATCAAAGGTAGGATACATAAAGATTTTGGGATCATATCCTCAAGAAGGAGATGATTAA
- a CDS encoding RNA ligase, with protein MREKNIPNLLTQEKVSKLLNISSQKLEEAYWKGIIKKYQKHDLDAIQFKKDLGPIESGTLVIDKGNIHIIRGFPKIRRTLLLQPALKKHFPKEVAVEEKMNGYNVRIAQVDQQIIALTRGGYICPYTTRKATEILYLDDFFQENPEMVICGEMVGTLNPYVSHYYPEIGKLGFRIFDLREKQTNNPLTVMEKRNLLKEYGLEPVRLMGIFPVDEAPETIMEIVRDLGANNREGVVMKDPMMQLEPLKYTSSQAQASELEYALSYPFDLAQAFLFSRIIREGFQAYEMSESTDELSERAFRIGESILYPMLETIKRVKKGEIAAEDLVIEVGSENEAEEFIRHLRDLKVMAKLVEIKDGKAVIRRIHQSTNDRVNNYLHGGLY; from the coding sequence ATGCGCGAAAAAAACATCCCCAATCTACTAACTCAGGAAAAGGTTTCAAAACTTCTGAACATATCTTCTCAGAAATTAGAAGAAGCATACTGGAAAGGAATTATAAAAAAGTACCAGAAACATGATCTTGATGCAATCCAGTTCAAAAAAGATTTGGGGCCAATTGAATCCGGGACACTGGTAATTGACAAGGGAAATATTCACATTATAAGAGGTTTCCCAAAGATTAGAAGAACACTCCTTTTACAACCAGCATTGAAGAAACATTTCCCTAAAGAAGTGGCTGTTGAAGAGAAGATGAATGGATACAATGTTCGTATAGCTCAGGTAGATCAACAAATAATAGCCTTAACCCGGGGCGGTTATATTTGTCCTTACACCACTCGTAAAGCAACAGAAATACTCTATTTAGATGATTTTTTCCAAGAAAATCCGGAAATGGTGATATGTGGAGAAATGGTGGGCACGTTAAATCCATATGTGTCTCATTATTATCCGGAGATTGGGAAATTAGGTTTCAGAATCTTTGATTTAAGGGAAAAACAAACCAACAACCCACTTACTGTGATGGAAAAGAGAAACTTACTCAAAGAATACGGACTGGAACCAGTCCGTCTGATGGGGATATTTCCAGTTGACGAAGCCCCCGAAACGATCATGGAGATTGTTCGAGATTTAGGTGCTAATAATAGGGAGGGCGTGGTAATGAAAGATCCAATGATGCAGTTGGAACCTTTAAAATACACTTCATCTCAGGCACAAGCATCAGAACTGGAATATGCTTTGAGTTATCCATTTGATTTGGCTCAAGCTTTTCTTTTCAGCAGGATAATTCGGGAAGGATTCCAAGCCTATGAAATGTCTGAATCTACAGATGAACTCTCAGAAAGAGCTTTCAGGATAGGTGAATCAATACTATATCCAATGTTGGAAACAATTAAAAGAGTTAAAAAAGGCGAAATTGCAGCAGAGGATCTGGTAATTGAGGTGGGTAGTGAAAATGAAGCAGAGGAATTTATCCGTCACCTCCGGGATTTGAAGGTTATGGCTAAATTAGTGGAGATTAAAGATGGTAAAGCAGTCATAAGGAGAATACACCAGTCCACCAATGATAGAGTAAATAATTATCTCCATGGTGGATTATATTAA
- a CDS encoding CBS domain-containing protein, producing MHVKDIMAKDVVVVDKDQNIHDAFKLMKKHKISRLPVINTNQNHKKEIVGIITEKDIALRLGSSKYGNLSPSHFHVSTVMTPQPLTAEPNQALPTAAETMLENGIGGLIVVESGDIVGMITKSDFLETCQGKPFNEIPVNERMNKDLTTIEPQDRLVHARRIIIDKKIGRIPVTENGELQGMITAKDIALAMMSFRKVVPDKYKPARIRNLLVEDVMVQNVKTISEETPVSDAAMIMLDNNFSGLPVAGDQGMTGIITKTDFLKLIVELEKV from the coding sequence ATGCATGTCAAAGATATAATGGCCAAAGATGTGGTAGTGGTTGATAAAGACCAAAACATTCATGACGCATTTAAATTAATGAAAAAACACAAAATATCCCGACTACCAGTTATAAACACCAACCAAAATCACAAAAAAGAAATAGTGGGTATAATAACAGAAAAAGATATTGCATTAAGGCTTGGATCATCAAAATATGGTAACCTGTCACCATCACACTTCCATGTGTCCACTGTTATGACTCCTCAACCCTTAACTGCCGAACCCAACCAAGCACTACCTACTGCTGCTGAAACTATGTTGGAAAATGGTATTGGTGGATTAATTGTAGTTGAATCTGGAGACATCGTGGGAATGATCACCAAAAGTGACTTTCTGGAAACATGTCAAGGAAAGCCTTTTAACGAAATCCCCGTGAACGAAAGGATGAACAAAGATTTAACAACTATTGAACCACAAGATAGGCTTGTGCACGCTAGAAGAATTATAATTGATAAAAAAATTGGCAGAATCCCGGTAACTGAAAACGGTGAACTCCAGGGAATGATTACAGCTAAAGATATAGCCTTGGCAATGATGTCCTTCCGTAAAGTAGTTCCAGATAAGTACAAACCAGCCAGGATACGTAACTTACTGGTGGAGGATGTTATGGTTCAAAATGTGAAAACCATATCTGAAGAAACTCCAGTATCCGATGCAGCAATGATTATGTTGGATAATAATTTCAGTGGACTTCCAGTGGCCGGTGATCAGGGCATGACCGGGATAATCACCAAAACTGACTTTTTGAAACTGATAGTGGAACTGGAAAAAGTCTAA